A DNA window from Camelina sativa cultivar DH55 chromosome 17, Cs, whole genome shotgun sequence contains the following coding sequences:
- the LOC104757407 gene encoding F-box protein At1g30790-like, producing the protein MKREKRQRIEADPIPLDLQEAILTRLPAKSLMNFLCVSKTWSSIIRNQRFVNSYYAMSSTIGSRFTIAFCCGSQAKFDDWRLFVFSSSYEDEKSSSLATTLHMTIPSVSSASGCLSVHGLIGCTIGGPFIVCNPSTNKYTILPCAGPRTFLGYDPVGDQFKALTMVSYPPPPQPQDFLVYEVLTLGGGESSWICNTFTSLPHFTVTNSICINGFVYYAAWTPTRTTNPVIVCFDVRYERLSFIKAPMPVVCWEGESILIEYKGKLASIARHPHADFHSFDLWILEDATRHDWSQQTFELPFSLGMGRNITSPGTNKAGEIIFAPKHLSYDVQPYYIFYYNVDRKDMRKVRLLGIADDEEFRRRYKIAGQCYVSISPEHVETIASL; encoded by the coding sequence ATGAAACGCGAGAAGAGACAACGTATTGAGGCAGATCCCATCCCTCTTGACCTACAGGAGGCTATACTCACTAGATTGCCTGCCAAGTCTCTTATGAATTTTCTATGCGTGTCAAAGACGTGGTCTTCCATCATCCGAAACCAAAGGTTTGTCAATTCTTACTACGCGATGTCCTCCACGATCGGGTCGCGGTTTACAATCGCTTTCTGCTGCGGTTCACAAGCCAAATTTGATGACTGGCGTTTGTTCGTCTTCTCGTCTTCCTACGAAGAtgagaaatcttcttctttggcaACCACTCTCCATATGACAATACCTTCAGTGTCTAGCGCCTCCGGCTGTCTTTCTGTCCATGGCTTAATCGGTTGTACTATTGGTGGTCCGTTCATTGTCTGTAACCCCAGCACCAACAAATACACTATCCTACCATGTGCCGGGCCACGCACATTCTTGGGATACGATCCTGTTGGAGATCAATTCAAAGCATTGACCATGGTGTcttatcctcctcctcctcagcctCAGGATTTTCTAGTGTACGAGGTTTTAACACTTGGAGGAGGAGAATCTTCATGGATATGCAATACGTTCACCAGCCTGCCTCATTTCACTGTTACCAACTCAATATGTATCAATGGTTTCGTGTATTATGCTGCTTGGACCCCAACCCGAACTACAAATCCGGTGATTGTGTGTTTTGATGTTAGATATGAGAGGCTGAGCTTTATCAAAGCGCCTATGCCTGTTGTTTGCTGGGAGGGTGAATCTATTCTCATAGAATACAAAGGGAAGCTAGCTTCCATTGCAAGACACCCTCATGCTGATTTCCATAGTTTTGATTTATGGATACTAGAAGATGCGACGAGACATGATTGGTCCCAGCAAACATTTGAGCTTCCTTTCTCTTTGGGGATGGGTAGGAATATCACTTCCCCGGGCACTAACAAAGCTGGTGAAATCATTTTTGCCCCAAAACACCTCTCATATGATGTTCAACCATACTACATTTTTTACTACAATGTTGATAGAAAAGACATGAGAAAAGTTAGGCTACTAGGAATTGCTGACGATGAAGAGTTTAGGCGCCGTTACAAGATCGCAGGGCAATGTTACGTCTCCATCTCACCAGAACACGTTGAAACTATTGCCTCTCTATGA